Part of the Eleginops maclovinus isolate JMC-PN-2008 ecotype Puerto Natales chromosome 3, JC_Emac_rtc_rv5, whole genome shotgun sequence genome is shown below.
GGACATGAAGTCAGGAGCAAGTTGTTGTCTTTAATGAAGAGCATCAAGGAAGCAAAGGAGAAACAAGGTTtgccaaagacaacaacttGTTCTGAACCTCATGTCCCTCAGGTATGATGCCAATGTTTCTAGGTGCAGCTTTTGCATATCTGCAAACAATGATTGCAATAGTGCCAGAAGAATTTGGGCAGCATCTTAATTGTCAGACACCCAGAAAGGAATTTGAGAAGGAAATAGACAGCTGATACAGGCAGGGTTTCTCCCAGAAACACTGCCTAACTTCAGAACTGTAAACTCTCATGAACGTGGAAGGCTATAACTGGCTTTAGGCAGAACTGAAAAAGGTAATTATTTGtccaaataaatgtgtcatctGGAACGATATGGGGGACATGATTTTCCGAAAGATAAGTCACAGGTCAAGGGTCTGAGGTATCAAATGAGTGTTGATCCATGACACCTCTTCAGTACATGTCGGTCGATGACTTCAGAGGTTTCTTCTCTTGATTTCTTATCGTTTCAGTATAGTTTACCAACTGGGGAATACTACAGTGAGATggaaacaataacacaacagaACCAAGCTAATACCACATATGCATTGTATGTATGTACCTGAGCCTGTAAAGGGTGGAAGTGTTTGGCTCTGCACTGAATTAGcattaaatgtacttcatttGCAAGAATTCTGTACTATGTAATCAAAACAATACGTGCATCTTGAGTTGATTGTTTACATATAAATACAACTATCTGCAACAAAGGGCTGAGTTTTTCTTTGAAGACTACAAAGTATTGTCCCAATAGGTTTCTAAATGATTCATGTCACTTATATCACATACAGTCTGAAGAATTTGGGCAGCATCCCAAATTTCTTCAGACTCACACTATTGCGAATTAGTGTTTTCAGAGATGCACAAGCTGCACCTGGGACATGAGGTCAGGAGCTAGTTGTTGTCTTTAATGAAGAGCATCAAGGAAGCAAAGGAGAAACAAGGTTtgccaaagacaacaacttGTTTTGAACCTCATGTCCCTCAGGTATGATGCCAATGTTTCATGGGTGCAGCTTACCGACATACCAAAGATCCAGAAAAACCAGTGAAAGCAACACGTTTTGTTAAGAATAAAAAGCCTTagttgaacctttttttttgcttaatgTGCACAATCAACTTCTCTGTTTTATGCTGTGTTTACTTGAATGTCTCAGTGtttcaacattttgaatgcaagatCTGAAGAAATTTGGGATGCTGCCCAAATTCTTCAGACTGACACTATTGCAATCATTGTTTTCAGAGATGCACAAGCTGCACCTGGGATATGAGGTCAGGAGCAAGTTGTTGTCTTTAATGAAGAGCATCAAGGAAGCAAAGGAGAAACAAGGTTtgccaaagacaacaacttGTTCTGAACCTCATGTCCCTCAGGTATGATGCCAATGTTTCTGGGTGCAGCTTGTGCATATCTGAAAACAATGATTGCAATAGTGCCAGAAGAATTTGGGCAGCATCTTAATTGTCAGACACCCAGAAAGGAATTTGAGAAGGAAATAGACAGCTGATACAGGCAGGGTTTCTCCCAGAAACACTGCCTAACTTCAGAACTGTAAACTCTCATGAACGTGGAAGGCTATAACTGGCTTTAGGCAGAACTGAAAAAGGTAATTATTTGtccaaataaatgtgtcatctGGAACGATATGGGGGACATGATTTTCCGAAAGATAAGTCACAGGTCAAGGGTCTGAGGTATCAAATGAGTGTTGATCCATGACACCTCTTCAGTACATGTCGGTCGATGACTTCAGAGGTTTCTTCTCTTGATTTCTTATCGTTTCAGTATAGTTTACCAACTGGGGAATACTACAGTGAGATggaaacaataacacaacagaACCAAGCTAATACCACATATGCATTGTATGTATGTACCTGAGCCTGTAAAGGGTGGAGGTGTTTGGCTCTGCACTgaattagcatttagcatttcaaaacatttcccCCTTTGAGATCAATACATTTATCTTATCTTTGATTAAGTAGATGCATTCACACGTAAGTACACTTACTAAGTTTTGAATAGAAACGATAGCTAGAAGAAAtgtatgttagtgtgtgtcGCAAGACCCTCAGATTTAATCGTTACTTAAAGGTCCCCATAAATGTATATGTCTCCCCTccatggagaagcagcgttcagttattatgctccaaatatctggaacaaactcccagaaccctgcagggccgctgcaactcttactacttttaaatccaggctgaaaacatttctttgccttgtgttgaaaggtgctatataaataaacttgccttgccttgcctgtgtgttaagagactcTGTGTGTTGTACGGCCATAGCAACAAACCAACCACGGTAACCCCGCCCACCGTCATACCTGAATACCCTCCCACCgcacctctgtgtttgtgtgtgttcttgacCACCGGTTTTACTAGGATGTCTGAGAAGAGTGGTGGggagcagcagctcatttgcatttaaagaaaCAGTTGCAGCCCTTTTGGAAAAGGggtgaaacagaggggtttatggcatgctacagTTCACGATCTGTTGGGTATTTTGACCataacacttcagagacatgttttgtatatatccgAGACCTATAATATGTTGttgaaatacagtttaatacaTGACCTTTAATTATCAAAAGTTGCAATGGGTTTTTCTGTCAAACGGGAACACTGTGTCTCATATTTTGGCCCATTATCAGAGCAAGGTATAGTTGCACAATAAATGTCATAACACCGTAACCTTCAGAGTTGGTGAATCCAGTAATCTGCAGGGAGAAAAACAGAAGTAGagcattcaaaatgttgaaaCACTGAGACATTCAAGTAAACACGGCATAAAACAGAGAAGTTGATTGTGCAcattaagcaaaaaaaaaaggttcaactAAGGATTTTATTCTTAACGAAACGTGTTGCTTTCACTGGTTTCTCTGGATCTTTGGTATGGCGGTAACTTTCCATGAGCAGTGATATGATCATTCACCGCAATGTTTTTCACCACAGTTATGCTGGTACTGTTTAATGCTATTTGTCACATATTGgtcaatgaacacaaacacatttaaagttcGATGCATTTAAATCCAGAGTAAGTACCATCAAGCTCAAATATATGCTTTTCTAGACTGAAGTTAAACAAGTCCTGAAATCCAACTAAGTAcaaaagtactctcatctaaatgtacttaaagtagcgacagtaaaagtagtcattgtttgattggtccatttcagaataatatctctgatatgttttataatgattgatcattaaagtgttctcagagctggtaaaggtgcagctagtttgaatggctttgtatactgcagggtagctgctggatttactgcaggtgaactaaagtctgatttaagggttgattatatttaccatcattaatcctaatctgcctagcaactaaagggattaaataaatgtgtaaatcataaaacataaatattaaagtaaCATACACTACATGTActcagttacttcccacctctgcttttacttgagtagaAAATCAAAATACTCTTTTACAAGTCAAATCCTTACATTGAAACGTTTAGCCGAGTTTATTAACAAAAGTAAATCAGTAAAATGCACATCCAgtcagtaaatgtttttgttttgcagagtaGCACCTTTGAGAGTGTGGTTTATAAATGAGTGTTGGAGATATTcattcctttatattatttcataatgAAATATGagactaataataatatttatttatatatatataataataatgagacTATGCACATCGAGTCAAAAACAGTTCAACTTTTGGAAGGTCACTTGGCAACGCGTACCTTAAAAGTCGGGACAAAAGCAGGAATCCAGAGCCAGGTGGACCTGCCTCGCTTCCCCAAAGCGGGAAACAACGCCCATGTGTACGGCCCCATATTTTAGTTTCCCTCATTAGAACcgtgttgttatttatttatgtgtcaCAGTATCACCTTAGAATCAAGATACGAAACATTTTCAACCATACAAAAAATAGACCTACaaataatttcatttcatttccatcttGTTTTCCTCGAAGCTTCTTAGTTTGAATGTTTTCGGGCACTGTTTCCCTTCCAGCCAGTGTCATGCAGTAGGATTAAAAGCTGtacacatttttcttcctttaataATATCAAACTGATATTATTGGTAATACATTGGTGTGTATTGAGTGATCTTTAGCATATTTCCTGGCCTTAACTTGGATGACTTCTGAAATCAAATTCACCAGAAAAGGGAACTGAAATACAAGTGCATGGGAGTAAACCGAATAAGATTGGTTGGTGTTGAATATGATCTGACTTCTGATGATTGGTCGGATAAGGTTTGACCGAGATGCATATAAAGAGCAAATGGATGTCTTTGTTTTGGGGCTTGaagtcttttctttcttttccattgAACCAACAGACTGTCAGGGTCTCCAGGTAACACTTTTTATGTTGTCTGTATCCTGTTCTCTTAAACTGCTTCTCACAGCTTGAGAATGGATTATAAAACGTGTTATATAGCGTGTTAATAGAAAGCCTCTGAAGCACAACTTATTCCTTTGGgatacattttataacatattCTATTAATGATATCCTCCTGCTCTTCCAGAATGATCAGTGTTttccttctgctgctgctcctgcagacGTGCTCAGGCTCCACTTATCGTAAGTATGATCTGAGAGTGTCCAGATACACATTGAATTGTCTGGACGTTTTTCCTCCAAAAGTTCCTGCTTTGCAAAAAGTGTTTGTTCCCTTTAAgacagtgtttctcaaactttttcagaccaaggaccacttaaccaataaaaaaatactcacggaccacctaactcccccaatatcccaaaacaagattcaagattcaagaagctttattaatcccgagggaaattgaggtgcaacagttcaatacaaagaaggaaggagaaatatacaccaaatataactaaatataaactagaataaatacaataggcctgcttactactccaacagtatattacaaattacagcctcataataacagctttatgtgaccttctttATATtgctcgttcacacattaaatcaacaatacaaatacaactacggattctacaagcatttcgttcacatgcgatttaaacggtaaatgctgatagattttacacatcatatgaaacatagactacatttattactgagtttatgtccgagcgaacagagagatacgcaaaatgcaccgcatttagtacgacacaaacttctgctgtgtattttcaaaaataaaatcagtaaaactatggttgcaagaccaagtttaacaagaatttaacaataaacacaaggtcattatttacactgttacatttacaaatagcatcgtatactcactcatacactgcgtgtctctgttgctacctaatgggaggaatggtgctgcttgtgctgagatatcagtgaaacaatgtctggatccaaactggagagttttagtctcatatcacagtccacattgatcctgttacgctgctttgttttcagaccaacaagtgtagaaaaaccaacttcacagttgtaggtggttggagGCATCAAccgtttcagagcagcgtcagccagctctgggtgctcaggctggacgtggacccaaaagtccgtcaagcttttctaTCTGAAAGTCGTCttcagtgtcccatcagatgcgatgtccacaaggctgtcaacctgtcttgatgggagcttggaactgacgtgttcgatgtgcgttttgtccccaaatggattcctgatccactcatagcctgcatctagttctgggaaatatcttcccagctgaaagtgaaggccttgcagatgttccttgaaggctgcaactgtgccgccgtccagctcttcatctgcagcgaggagaaaatcgacaagcgtcggaaaacagtcaaaatcctggcgatccagacggacacaccacaattccatctggaggcgtgcggctttaatttagtcctgcacattgaaggcggtgacggcttttccctgcagcgctaagttcaacgcattgagtgcgctaaagacatcggccaggtatgccaattttgagagccactggaaatcatgcagtctgtcatacagttcatcagtatgatgcaagaataacatcacctcatcgcgcagttcaaatagacgggtgagaactttcccacgcgacagccagcgaacttcagtatggaaaagcagttttgtgtgttcacttcccatttcatcacacagctttaaaaagacgtgtgttcagtgctttggtttttattgtattaacaattttcacagactcgtccagtactgatttgaggcatggtggcatttttttcacagccagctgttctctgtgaatgcaacagtgtgttgctgtggcgcaaggtgcaactgcgcgtacgcgcactgccagtcccttgtgtttcccagtcattgcagttgcaccatctgtgcaaataccaacacatcgtgtccagtcgatattattctgcaggatgaaatcgttgactgagtcaaaaatggcttcccctgtggtgttggtcggcatggaacgacaaaacagaaattcatcctgcacacgccatcataaatgtaccttacaaaacacagcagatttgcctcattcacgatatcagttgactcgtccagttgcagtgggaaaaactggctttggcgtaaacgtgtgatcagctgatctttcacattttcggccatggctgttattcgccgctggacagtatcattggagagggggaccctgttaatttcgtcgcttgctttctccccaaacaatacattagccataaccttggcagctggtttgactaaattctcacctatcgaatgaggtttccctgtttttgcgatgagaagggataccctgtatgatgcctctgtagccttcgcaaTTTCCCccggcgaaccgctctcctgggactcagtaacgcacacaaaatcacttgtcgctgcggctgaaccacttgtagttgctggatcttctgcatcaggacgatgcaccttgactgtcacgtcagatttgtcatttaattttcttttaactgaccctgtctttagccatcgatccatcttgtcagttgacaacTCAAATTGACtgcgcaaatcatttatgacgtaagatcgtaacctacgtagctacgaacctacgtagctacgctacatctatgctacactctatactagtcattttaagacagtttgagaaacactttaaacttataatatattaatttcaaatgtgacattttaccaaaatactcacggaccactaggggtcgctcacggaccaccagtggtccgcggaccactctttgagaaagactgctttaagataaaaacaaatattcattagaaaagttaaatattaattCAAGCTTTTGGACAATTTTATTatgatgtttaaaaagaaatgactcGAGATGTATTCTAAATCAGAAGATTGTAATCTGCTCACATTAGATGTTTAAAGCTACAATAACTAGTCTGATCTcttcagatgttgtacttggACTGAATCAGCACACCACTTCCTCTTTCTGATGACTTGTCTGCAAACATTTCAAGCAGGATTTGTAAATATTTAGGCTGAAACCGTCCAGTTGCTCAAGGCATTGCAATGTAAGGAAACGCATGCAAATGACTGAATAGAAACAGAGAAGCACTGCATCAAAATCAGACAATACTACCAAACTTAAACTACACcaacaaagacagaaatgcactatatttggaataaaagcaaacacatcAATAATGTTGAGTACTCATACATCAAGCTAATAATTGACTTCATGTCCGATTAACtttcctaaccctaacccatctCAAAGTTATCTATTGAAACATTGACATAGCTCCGTCTCCTTTCTAGAAAACTTGGCCTTGCGTGGAAAAGCAACCCAGTCAAACCGTTATGATCATGTATTTGGAGCTGCCAGCAACGCCATCGATGGAAACCGTGAGGGTGATTTCCATTTTGGTTCGTGCACCCACACTGATACAGAAGACAACCCCTGGTGGAGAGTGGACCTGCTTGAGTCCTACATcgtcacctccatcatcatcgCCAACAGAGGAGACTGCTGTCAACAAAGGCTTAAGGGGGCAGAGATCCACATCGGCAACTCTTTAGAAGGAAATGGCGTAGCAAACCCCGTGTAAGACATATCCTGCAATTACATGTAGTTATATTTGGCCTTTGATGTTGTGAAACTGTCCGAGCATTTCCTCCTCTGCCCTGTTTAACtacacaaaaaaagtcagattatAGAGAAAATGACCAATTCTCacctgatttattacctcagtgaAAGGTTTATGGTCTCAATTGTGATTTTGAACGCTTTAGAGTCTGACTACcatgtgattgacaggtcacaATCAACGCTGTTGTCCTGTCTCGGTCCTTTCCGTGATTTGTGTTACATATTCAACCCATTCACTTCATGCTTAACACAACATTTTACCTTTTGAGCACCAATGTTAAACCCTTAATGACGGCcacaatgaaatgtatttaatgtgcttctttctttctcctttctgCTCTCTTTCTGTTAGGGCTGCTACAATTAAGAAATTAACTTCATCACATTTGGAAACTCTGACTCTCACTGAACGTGTGGAGGGACGCTATGTGACCGTGGTTATACCGGGTGCTGATGAGATCCTTACCCTCTGTGAGGTGGAAGTCTACGGGTACCGGGCCCCAACTGGTGAGATTTTGAGctgttacataaataaatattcaggTGATTATCAAGGAACTGTCGTATAAGCCAGTGGTTCAATTCTGAAGtgccttaaacctgcattcttcCTAAAAGTCTGATTGTGCAGAAGCCTATAAAAACTGGTCCTGCaactcacttgatttattaccgCTGTAAAGAGTGTAACCATTAGTTTATGTTCTGAATTGCTACCGTTTTAATTCAGCATGAGGTTCAAGTTGTAAAATATGGTGCCATTAATAGTAAAAAGAGTAAGGATGTGCTTAGCTCCACCCTTTCATGGTTCCTAAAAAGCAAGCTCAAATTTGCTGTATCCCCCTGAACAAACaggtcatttttttattttaaaatgtagctaAACTTAGTGCATTGGATCTAAATGCAACTATATACTCAATATATTATAGACTATAATATTACTTTAATTCCTCTTTTCCACGGCGACTGCTCTGGTTCTAAAAAGAAGTCtgattgtgtagaagtctatgagaaaatgaccctacttgttttgttaacttgGTAAACTTCATGATGGTCTCAATCTCTAGAATCGAGTCTACTTCAATAAAGCATGATGCTCATGTTGTTCCTATTTGGATTTAAACAGTATATCTGTACCTACTACCCTCTCATGTCAGGGCAGTGGCTCAGTGAGTAAGGACTTGGACTGGGAgccgtagggtcgccggtttAAGTCCCCTAACAGACCTACAAATACTGAGTGTGGACTTCTCCTTTGGGAGGTCCCAGTTTACatcctgagcaaggcactggacaaAATACGAAAAGATCAAGGCCGAAAAAAAGGTTGTTGGATGAAAAAACGGATGACATCACAACGACGATGCCAACCTCTTATGTACAGTCTATGGTGCAAGCCAAAAACTCAATtatgtgacacattttttactttataagGCCAACTTTCTTATTAGCTACATTTGGAGTAAATTGAGAAtcttaattaaatgaaattggTGTTTAATCCTGCCAGGGTCCCACATCCTATCTAATGCCTTCCTtcttttcttacttttaaaGTGTACATCTGAAAAATGGTTACATTTGGTTGAATTTGTCTATTTGGTTTTATCCTGTATTTAGTATTATTTCCTGACTGCAAATTCGGTGCATCAGAAGTCATACATGTTAGTGATAAGACCTTCAACTTGTTGTCATGATATCCACAAAGCAGTCAGGTaattttttgtaaatgtgtttttcttttgcaggaGAAAACCTGGCACTCCAAGGGAAAGCCTCACAGTCATCAGTGTATATGTTTGGCTTTGCATCTAATGCAATAGATGGGAATCCTGACAGCAATTGGGAGGACGGCTCCTGCACTCACACAAAAAACAGCATCAGCCCATGGTGGCGATTGGATCTGCGCAAAACCCACAAAGTGTTTTCTGTCAAGGTAACCAACCGAGACGAAATCCCAGAACGACTCAATGGAGCTGAGATCCGCATCGGAGATTCTCTCGAAAACTTTGGCAACAACAACCCCAGGTAGCCTTTCAAAGTGCCTGGTTTCTTCTTGTACTCAGCTTTGTATTTTGGATATAAACAATTCCTTTTTTCCAGCAGTTCTAGTCACTCTAGTGGCCGGTCACTGCTTTGTTCATATTGAATTACCCCAACTACTCCTGGATTGATTTTGGTGACACTTGCTCCAGCCCAGTCTCACATGAGAGCTTCAAATACCAAAGCTTCATCATGCCCTCTACCCTTTAGTAGGAGACACATCGCGTTTTCAATTAATTGCGGCAATTAGACGCTCAGAGCAAGTGCTGGTGGTGACGTAGAATAAAGACCAAAAAAGTTTGCCAACtgcagttcagtcagacaactcacgtgtttcattaatatgtttatgaGAAACAGTAtacagtttgagtttggcgtctaggctcgggcctcatcactccacatattaacatagaacatggagtgatgattagataactatcccccgagcctacaggtggaagctggggaggagcTGGGGTGatggtggggcaggcgagcatcgccaacgtgaaagcagcagcagcgtggaaacagcagtagtagcagaagctgcattag
Proteins encoded:
- the LOC134861608 gene encoding fucolectin-7-like, producing the protein MHIKSKWMSLFWGLKSFLSFPLNQQTVRVSRMISVFLLLLLLQTCSGSTYQNLALRGKATQSNRYDHVFGAASNAIDGNREGDFHFGSCTHTDTEDNPWWRVDLLESYIVTSIIIANRGDCCQQRLKGAEIHIGNSLEGNGVANPVAATIKKLTSSHLETLTLTERVEGRYVTVVIPGADEILTLCEVEVYGYRAPTGENLALQGKASQSSVYMFGFASNAIDGNPDSNWEDGSCTHTKNSISPWWRLDLRKTHKVFSVKVTNRDEIPERLNGAEIRIGDSLENFGNNNPRCAVITSLPAGGVGDFDCQGMDGRFVNIVLPEKDEFLSLCEVEVYGSRLD